One window of the Sphaerochaeta associata genome contains the following:
- a CDS encoding D-alanine--D-alanine ligase family protein, with protein sequence MLIGMTYDLKDDYLKEGYEPESVAECDSLVTIDAIDAALQKLGHQTVRIGNVKALVARLAEGRRWDLVFNIAEGLFGLLRESQIPALLDAYQIPYVFSEGFVLAICLHKGFTKDVVRKAGVATADFCTLSHPEDYKKVDLPYPLFLKPVAGGTGIGITASSKVTNPGQLKSVSQAMLAAYEQPVLVETYLSGREFTVGITGTGDDAVSTGVMEIIIDHQSDGGIYSYKTKQEYVTTTRYEKPEAAAWKACEAVALAAWQALGCRDGGRVDVKMDEKGVVHFLEVNPLAGLHPIDSDLPILSRMHGLSYDELIARIVHSAQKRLGL encoded by the coding sequence GTGCTGATCGGAATGACCTATGACCTGAAGGACGACTACCTGAAGGAAGGCTATGAGCCGGAGTCGGTTGCCGAGTGCGACAGCCTTGTCACTATCGATGCCATCGATGCCGCCTTGCAGAAACTCGGGCATCAGACGGTGCGAATCGGCAACGTGAAGGCCTTGGTGGCAAGGCTTGCCGAGGGCAGGCGTTGGGATCTGGTGTTCAACATCGCAGAAGGGTTGTTCGGCCTGTTGCGTGAGTCCCAGATTCCGGCCCTCCTGGACGCCTATCAGATCCCCTATGTTTTCAGTGAAGGGTTTGTGCTGGCAATCTGCCTGCATAAAGGTTTCACCAAGGATGTGGTGAGAAAGGCCGGGGTGGCAACCGCTGACTTTTGTACGCTCTCTCATCCAGAGGACTACAAGAAAGTCGATCTTCCCTATCCGCTCTTTCTCAAGCCGGTTGCCGGTGGAACCGGCATCGGGATCACCGCTTCCAGTAAAGTCACAAATCCGGGGCAGCTTAAGAGCGTTTCCCAAGCCATGCTGGCTGCCTATGAGCAGCCGGTCTTGGTTGAGACGTACCTGAGCGGCAGGGAGTTCACCGTCGGCATCACCGGAACCGGTGATGATGCGGTGAGTACCGGCGTGATGGAAATCATCATCGATCACCAGAGCGACGGAGGCATCTACTCCTACAAGACCAAACAGGAGTATGTGACCACGACCCGTTATGAGAAGCCTGAAGCAGCTGCATGGAAAGCCTGCGAGGCAGTCGCCTTGGCGGCCTGGCAAGCGCTCGGGTGTCGGGACGGAGGGAGAGTCGATGTGAAGATGGACGAGAAAGGGGTGGTGCACTTCTTGGAAGTGAATCCCCTTGCCGGTCTTCATCCCATCGATTCCGACCTTCCGATTCTGAGCAGGATGCATGGGCTCTCCTACGATGAGCTGATCGCAAGGATTGTGCATTCGGCCCAAAAGAGGCTTGGCCTATGA
- a CDS encoding KamA family radical SAM protein — MGQFNTNERVIIDDVEPPLIRSGAASVAPKPHHQNGSLHESRFPLEGRIEEFRKHYFPDATDAMWNDWHWQLFHRITTYTDLCRFLTPTQSEREALASADTLFPFSVTPYYLSLIDPNDVNNAIRRTVIPSIEESYVGKGESSDPLAEEHTTAVQGLVHRYPDRVLFLTTSFCSTYCRYCTRSRMVGGHTEALQNHWGKALEYIREHSEVRDVVISGGDPLTLSDEMLDYLLSEVTGIEHVEMVRIGTKVPMVMPQRINEGLLAVLRKYKPIYMSIHATHPDEMTAEAARACNALSDAGVVLGSQTVLLKGVNDSVPILTDLFHKLLRARVKPYYLFQCDPISGSEHFRTTVDKGKALMQGLRGFTSGYAIPQYVIDTPGGGGKVPILPQYEVGQDDEHLYLRNYEGKVFSYPTARETATC, encoded by the coding sequence ATGGGACAGTTCAATACTAACGAGCGTGTTATTATTGATGATGTCGAGCCTCCGCTTATACGGAGCGGTGCAGCCTCGGTTGCACCGAAACCCCATCACCAGAACGGCAGCCTTCATGAGTCGAGATTTCCTCTGGAAGGCAGGATCGAAGAGTTCAGGAAGCACTACTTCCCGGACGCGACCGATGCGATGTGGAATGACTGGCACTGGCAGCTTTTTCATCGAATCACCACCTACACCGACCTCTGTCGGTTCCTCACTCCCACACAAAGCGAACGTGAAGCCTTGGCGAGTGCGGATACCTTGTTTCCCTTCTCGGTAACCCCCTACTATCTCAGCCTCATCGATCCGAATGATGTGAATAACGCCATTCGCAGGACCGTCATACCCTCCATCGAGGAGTCGTATGTGGGAAAAGGCGAGAGCTCAGATCCTCTGGCCGAGGAGCACACCACCGCCGTACAGGGGTTGGTGCATCGCTATCCCGACCGGGTGCTCTTTTTGACCACCAGCTTTTGCAGCACCTATTGCAGGTACTGTACCCGATCGCGGATGGTCGGAGGTCACACCGAGGCTCTGCAGAACCATTGGGGAAAAGCGTTGGAGTACATCAGAGAACACTCTGAGGTGCGTGACGTGGTCATCAGCGGCGGCGATCCTCTTACCCTTTCCGATGAAATGCTCGATTACCTGCTCTCTGAGGTAACCGGCATCGAACATGTGGAGATGGTACGCATCGGTACGAAGGTGCCGATGGTCATGCCGCAGAGAATCAATGAAGGCCTGCTTGCCGTTCTGCGAAAATACAAACCCATTTACATGAGCATCCATGCAACCCATCCCGATGAAATGACAGCAGAAGCCGCAAGAGCCTGCAATGCATTATCTGACGCAGGTGTTGTTTTGGGCAGTCAGACAGTTCTGCTCAAAGGTGTCAATGATTCGGTACCGATTCTGACCGACTTGTTTCACAAGCTGCTGCGAGCCAGGGTGAAACCCTACTACCTCTTCCAGTGTGATCCGATTTCGGGCTCCGAGCACTTCAGGACGACTGTGGACAAGGGTAAGGCGTTGATGCAGGGGCTGAGGGGCTTTACCAGCGGGTATGCCATTCCCCAGTACGTCATCGATACACCCGGAGGTGGCGGGAAGGTCCCCATTCTCCCTCAGTATGAAGTAGGACAGGATGACGAGCACCTGTACCTCAGAAACTATGAGGGAAAGGTGTTCTCCTATCCCACTGCAAGGGAGACTGCAACGTGCTGA